The following coding sequences are from one Pusillimonas sp. DMV24BSW_D window:
- a CDS encoding SirB2 family protein, whose protein sequence is MLSYTILKHLHVTAAVISLVFFIVRAYWSVMRSPRLQGRFVRIAPHVVDTILLVCGLALAFMIGFHQTWILAKIIGVIFYIAVGMVAIKKGKTATTRALAAVVAVLIFFYIVGVALTHNPLSWWS, encoded by the coding sequence ATGCTCTCTTATACGATCCTGAAGCATCTGCACGTTACCGCAGCCGTTATCAGCCTGGTGTTCTTTATTGTGCGCGCATACTGGTCGGTCATGCGCTCGCCCAGACTGCAGGGCCGGTTTGTGCGCATTGCACCGCATGTAGTTGACACGATTCTTTTAGTGTGCGGCCTTGCCCTGGCCTTCATGATCGGCTTTCACCAAACCTGGATCCTGGCCAAGATCATTGGTGTTATTTTCTACATTGCGGTTGGCATGGTCGCCATCAAGAAAGGCAAAACCGCAACAACCCGCGCGCTTGCCGCAGTCGTTGCCGTACTGATCTTTTTCTATATTGTTGGTGTCGCTTTAACGCATAACCCATTGTCGTGGTGGTCGTAG
- a CDS encoding ABC transporter ATP-binding protein/permease, which translates to MNWTQELIDSAIWLSQVYVVTLICFGLTVWFLARRTVWGRQFWQLSGGYFSPRRSWKPILTIAFILLLTLAGVRLQVLFSNWYNTMYSALQDLNEAAFWLAMWLFAALATVHVLRSLLDYYVQQAFSIHWRTWLNNQLLGRWLDRQSYYRTQHLEKGVDNPDQRIQYDVTVFVQSSLTLSMGVVDALVSTVAFTLILWGLSGPLGLFGVEIPRAMVFLVFIYVLVATLLAIRIGRPLIMLNFLNERFNADYRYALVRLREYSESIAFYAGEKVESTLLRGRFAQVISNAWAIVYRSLKFLGFNFSVTQAAVVFPFIIQAKRFFSEQITLGDLMQTAQAFGRLQDNLSFFRNAYDEFASYRATLDRLTGFNRAIDEAQQLPRPNLNDHADHLTIRNLTVHTPNNRLLIDKLDLSLKPGDALLTRGPSGSGKTTLLRAIAGLWPFCEGDIERPQDHLLFLAQKPYLPLGSLRQALYYPHIVSTREGLFIDREEQKEAAVASSGSAPQNLDEQVETPSTVTPLATHQDPQAREILEQIQLGHLTDRLDEVNDWSRILSLGEQQRLGFGRLMVARPKVAFLDEATSAMDEGLEDAMYRLIRRHLPDTVLISVGHRSTLVRHHAKQLNLKGNGQWSISNDLPA; encoded by the coding sequence ATGAACTGGACGCAGGAACTGATCGACAGTGCAATATGGCTTTCACAAGTATATGTCGTTACGCTGATATGCTTCGGTTTAACGGTTTGGTTTCTGGCACGTCGCACAGTGTGGGGGCGTCAATTCTGGCAACTTTCGGGTGGCTATTTTTCCCCCCGACGCAGTTGGAAACCCATTCTTACCATTGCTTTTATTCTGCTCCTGACCCTGGCCGGCGTGCGTTTACAGGTGTTGTTTTCAAACTGGTATAACACCATGTACAGCGCCCTTCAGGATTTGAATGAAGCGGCATTCTGGCTGGCAATGTGGTTGTTTGCAGCCCTGGCCACCGTCCATGTTTTGCGATCGCTACTCGACTACTATGTCCAGCAGGCATTTTCAATTCATTGGCGAACCTGGCTGAACAACCAATTGCTTGGCCGTTGGCTCGACCGCCAATCCTACTATCGCACCCAGCACCTGGAAAAAGGCGTCGATAACCCCGACCAACGTATTCAATACGACGTCACGGTATTCGTGCAGTCGTCACTGACGCTGTCCATGGGCGTGGTCGACGCACTGGTATCAACGGTTGCCTTTACCCTTATTTTATGGGGCTTGTCGGGGCCGCTGGGCTTGTTTGGCGTTGAAATTCCCCGTGCCATGGTATTTCTGGTTTTTATTTATGTTTTGGTGGCCACCCTATTGGCAATTCGAATCGGCCGACCGTTGATCATGCTGAACTTTTTGAATGAACGTTTCAATGCCGACTATCGTTACGCACTGGTCAGGTTACGCGAATATTCAGAAAGTATTGCTTTCTACGCCGGGGAAAAAGTGGAAAGCACGCTCCTACGCGGCCGATTTGCGCAAGTGATCAGCAATGCCTGGGCGATTGTGTATCGATCATTGAAGTTTTTGGGTTTTAACTTTTCGGTTACGCAGGCGGCCGTTGTTTTTCCATTCATTATTCAGGCCAAACGCTTCTTCTCCGAGCAAATCACGCTGGGCGATCTGATGCAGACAGCACAGGCATTCGGGCGCCTGCAAGACAATCTTTCATTTTTCCGCAATGCCTACGATGAGTTCGCATCGTACCGTGCAACACTCGACCGTCTAACCGGATTCAACCGGGCGATTGATGAGGCGCAGCAATTACCCCGCCCCAACCTTAATGACCATGCAGACCACCTTACCATCCGAAATTTAACGGTACACACTCCCAACAACCGGTTGCTGATAGACAAACTCGACCTCTCCCTTAAGCCGGGCGATGCCCTGCTTACTCGCGGGCCATCCGGCTCGGGCAAAACAACGCTATTACGTGCCATTGCCGGCCTGTGGCCTTTCTGTGAGGGTGATATCGAACGGCCTCAAGACCACCTGCTATTCCTGGCACAAAAACCGTACTTGCCACTGGGCTCACTGCGCCAGGCTTTGTATTATCCGCACATAGTCAGCACGCGGGAAGGCCTGTTTATCGACCGCGAAGAACAGAAAGAGGCGGCAGTGGCAAGTTCCGGCTCAGCACCCCAGAATCTGGATGAGCAGGTCGAAACTCCCTCCACAGTCACCCCTTTGGCGACGCATCAAGACCCCCAGGCACGCGAAATACTGGAACAAATTCAACTGGGCCATTTAACTGACCGGCTCGATGAGGTGAATGACTGGAGCCGGATTTTGTCGTTGGGTGAACAACAACGGCTGGGGTTCGGTCGGCTGATGGTGGCGCGCCCAAAAGTTGCTTTCCTGGATGAAGCCACTTCCGCAATGGACGAAGGCCTGGAAGACGCCATGTACCGCTTGATTCGCCGGCATTTACCGGATACCGTCTTAATTAGCGTCGGACATCGCAGTACACTGGTTCGACATCATGCCAAACAACTTAACTTAAAAGGAAACGGTCAGTGGTCGATATCGAACGACCTGCCGGCCTGA
- a CDS encoding tautomerase family protein — protein MPYVTITTTSGLNNVQKKQLIEKSSDAIVQVLGSALPSVRVMLHELPEGHYLDGGQWDAPGIIFHVDMIEGRTEEQKAELLAAFGKLANEVTGYSQDQIHGILHDILKTNIRVKGGLTAKQAGR, from the coding sequence ATGCCATACGTCACCATTACCACCACTTCAGGTTTGAACAATGTTCAGAAAAAGCAGCTGATTGAAAAATCCAGCGATGCCATTGTTCAGGTTTTGGGTTCCGCTTTGCCTTCAGTCCGCGTGATGTTACATGAATTGCCGGAAGGCCACTACCTGGATGGTGGGCAATGGGATGCGCCGGGCATTATTTTCCACGTCGACATGATTGAAGGGCGTACGGAAGAACAGAAAGCCGAGTTACTGGCGGCGTTTGGCAAGCTGGCCAACGAAGTAACAGGTTATTCTCAAGACCAGATTCACGGCATTTTGCATGACATTCTGAAAACGAATATTCGTGTAAAAGGCGGGCTTACCGCCAAGCAAGCCGGCCGCTAA